The Candida dubliniensis CD36 chromosome 5, complete sequence genome has a window encoding:
- a CDS encoding ATPase of the AAA family, putative (Similar to S. cerevisiae RIX7;~In S. cerevisiae: required for export of pre-ribosomal large subunits from the nucleus): MKAMSKSKSITGSLDQKIYNLIHDLLQEQTEENKRTVTTDEEHDPFSCMASSHNLTVSQVLTYVQMKDFQLKRMKKNYLEKSIAASLKVIRQDEAEEFGNRENGNGEESEVDYDKENENELMEVKDSNAINKSVVSLWNQEKTEGESDGANNEESQQTDSADLLKGSKRKAKDSARTQLKKQKRKIDYSTPNIDLSSLGGVESVTTQLLEIIGLPILHPEIYSSTGVEPPRGVLLYGPPGCGKTTIANALAGELKVPFINISAPSVVSGMSGESEKKLREIFEEAKQIAPCLIFMDEIDAITPKRDGGAQREMEKRIVAQLLTLMDELTLEKTGGKPVVVIGATNRPDSLDSALRRAGRFDREICLNVPNEEQRISILKAMTKNIKLENGEYFNYRELSKLTPGYVGADLKSLVTAAGITAIKRIFETMSELQEETHSAKDDSMDVDPVNLDASKEDMIKKFEKKSEAEKLSTIKKFLNMHPDPLNQEQLTPLAIKYQDFVNALPSVQPSAKREGFATIPDVTWQNVGALFKIRMELHMCIVQPIKKPELYLKVGIAAPAGVLMWGPPGCGKTLLAKAVANESRANFISIKGPELLNKYVGESEKAVRQVFQRARASTPCIIFFDELDALVPRRDTSMSESSSRVVNTLLTELDGLNDRKGVFVIGATNRPDMIDPAMLRPGRLDKTLYIELPTPEERLEILKTLVRTNNSPLNENVDLNAIARDPRCGNFSGADLFSLVKEAGVWALKKRFFQNQKIQELDSSGFYEDSIGGDDISITAEDFDHALSSIRPSVSDRDRLRYEKLNKKLGWNIIADKEPDDVGSTAEKKD; encoded by the coding sequence ATGAAGGCTATGTCAAAGAGTAAATCTATTACAGGATCTTTGgatcaaaaaatttacaacTTGATCCATGATTTACTCCAGGAACAGACAGAAGAAAACAAGAGAACAGTTACCACAGACGAAGAGCATGATCCATTTTCTTGCATGGCATCATCTCACAATCTCACTGTTTCTCAGGTGTTGACTTACGTACAGATGAAAGATTTTCAGttgaaaagaatgaaaaagaattaccTTGAAAAGTCCATCGCAGCCAGTCTAAAAGTCATTCGTCAGGATGAGGCCGAAGAGTTTGGAAATCGTGAGAATGGCAATGGCGAGGAATCGGAAGTTGACTATGACAAAGAGAATGAGAATGAATTGATGGAGGTCAAAGACCTGAATGCTATAAACAAGTCTGTCGTTTCTTTATGGAACCAGGAGAAGACTGAGGGTGAATCTGATGGCGCAAACAATGAAGAGAGTCAGCAAACAGATAGTGCAGACCTACTTAAGGGAAGCAAAAGAAAGGCCAAAGATCTGGCAAGGACCCAATTGAAAAAGcaaaagagaaagattGACTACTCGACACCTAATATAGATTTATCGTCTTTAGGAGGGGTGGAGAGTGTCACAACACAGTTGCTAGAAATCATTGGACTCCCAATTTTGCATCCAGAGATATACTCTTCTACAGGAGTAGAACCCCCAAGAGGTGTACTTTTGTACGGTCCTCCGGGATGCGGTAAGACAACCATTGCCAATGCTTTGGCTGGTGAGTTGAAAGTAccattcattaatatttctGCGCCCTCTGTTGTCTCAGGAATGTCGGGTGAATCAGAGAAAAAGCTAAGAGAGATATTTGAAGAAGCCAAACAGATTGCTCCTTGTCTAATATTTATGGACGAAATTGATGCCATTACACCGAAACGAGATGGAGGCGCCCAGAGGGAAATGGAAAAGAGAATAGTGGCACAATTGTTAACCCTAATGGATGAGCTAACTTTAGAAAAAACCGGTGGTAAacctgttgttgttattggtgCAACAAATAGGCCTGATTCCTTGGATTCAGCGCTTCGACGAGCAGGCAGGTTTGACAGAGAAATTTGCTTGAATGTGCCGAATGAAGAACAGAGAATCTCTATTCTCAAAGCGATGACgaaaaatatcaaactCGAAAATGGCGAGTATTTCAACTATAGAGAACTCTCCAAATTGACTCCGGGTTATGTTGGTGCAGATCTCAAGAGCCTAGTCACTGCAGCAGGTATAACTGCAATTAAACgaatttttgaaacaatGAGCGAATTGCAAGAAGAAACACATCTGGCCAAGGATGATTCCATGGATGTTGATCCAGTAAATTTAGATGCAAGTAAAGAAGAcatgataaaaaaattcGAGAAAAAATCGGAAGCTGAGAAGTTGTCAACCATTAAAAAGTTTTTAAACATGCACCCAGACCCATTAAATCAAGAACAGTTGACACCTTTGGCTATCAAATATCAAGATTTTGTGAATGCCCTTCCTAGCGTCCAACCCAGTGCCAAAAGAGAAGGGTTTGCAACAATTCCAGATGTCACATGGCAAAACGTGGGTGCGCTTTTCAAGATCAGAATGGAATTGCATATGTGTATAGTACAGCCAATCAAAAAGCCTGAGTTGTATTTGAAGGTTGGTATTGCTGCTCCAGCTGGTGTTTTGATGTGGGGACCTCCAGGTTGTGGGAAAACATTGTTGGCTAAAGCTGTTGCTAACGAATCCCGTGCAAACTTTATTTCGATAAAAGGACCGGAATTATTGAACAAATATGTTGGGGAGTCTGAAAAAGCAGTAAGACAGGTTTTTCAAAGAGCTCGAGCCTCTACACCgtgtattattttctttgatgaGTTGGATGCGTTGGTTCCTCGCAGAGATACGTCGATGTCAGAGTCAAGCTCTAGAGTTGTTAATACTTTATTAACAGAATTGGATGGGTTGAATGATAGAAAAGGTGTATTTGTCATAGGGGCCACCAACAGACCAGATATGATTGATCCCGCAATGCTAAGACCGGGTAGACTTGATAAGACTCTATACATTGAATTACCCACTCCTGAAGAGAGATtggaaattttgaaaactttgGTGCGCACCAACAATAGTCCATTGAACGAAAATGTCGATTTGAACGCAATTGCAAGAGACCCCAGGTGTGGTAACTTCTCTGGTGCAGACTTGTTTTCATTGGTGAAAGAAGCAGGGGTATGGGCTTTGAAAAAGAGGTTTttccaaaaccaaaaaatacAGGAATTGGATAGTTCTGGATTTTATGAAGACTCGATAGGTGGAGACGACATTTCTATTACTGCTGAAGATTTTGACCATGCTCTTTCTTCCATCAGGCCTAGTGTCAGTGACAGAGATAGATTGCGCTATGAAAAGCTAAACAAAAAGTTGGGCTGGAACATAATCGCTGACAAGGAGCCAGATGATGTTGGTAGTACAGCTGAAAAAAAGGATTAA
- a CDS encoding origin recognition complex subunit, putative (Similar to S. cerevisiae ORC4;~In S. cerevisiae: directs DNA replication by binding to replication origins and is also involved in transcriptional silencing), protein MSSQDHLEDDFEGEFRSIRYLPKRKIDNEESGELATNSSNSYVTNKRSKKVSVVAGSSGVDTSPDDPLNKTGYSKIATDLAKPLPETSEDDIEIVKTQLLDQLNGNFEIFSSTPSVSEKYTEIYSIFERTIRDKESHSVLMVGPRSSGKTTIVKSALKELDRNYNGEFISIYLNSSVQTDDSSALREIARQLDINVKKDVGDDGSEPMGLTNEKIGYASFEKKSINDTFSNILSVLTSHKGERDERMPLVFVIDEFEKFTVDNRQTLLYNLLDISQSSATPICVVGLTTKITTKETLEKRVSSRFSQRVISLVHETSLDNFWDNCKASLLLQDSTINTLKNPEYGLSWNEHIEQLYCKKNSLLRNMVVRNYHSVKDYRKFNNACRVPVSKLSAHHAYIEEDYFKLRSAGSNGVQDLVTSLSDLELLLVIAGVRWIEKFEIQTINFNLAYTEYQEMVKDFNTGNAIVSSASLDNRIAASIKVDRRVLSRKVSLNSWGTLYKLGILLDPKGDTVEAQSNTYSYHINKNLIIEENQMVLVDITLDELNNFIEDKHAFKRFVRL, encoded by the coding sequence ATGAGTTCACAAGACCATTTGGAGGATGATTTTGAAGGCGAATTTCGATCGATTAGATATTTGCCTAAACGGAAAATAGATAATGAAGAGCTGGGGGAGTTAGCAACAAATTCTCTGAATCTGTATGTTACTAATAAAAGAAGCAAAAAAGTATCGGTGGTGGCTGGTAGTAGTGGTGTGGATACAAGTCCAGACGACCCCTTAAATAAAACTGGATATTCCAAAATTGCCACTGATCTTGCCAAACCCCTACCAGAAACCTCAGaagatgatattgaaattgtgaAAACCCAATTGCTTGATCAACTAAAtggaaattttgaaatattttcatcaactCCATCTGTATCTGAAAAATATACTGAgatttattcaatatttgaacGAACTATCAGAGACAAGGAAAGCCATTCGGTTTTAATGGTGGGGCCTAGATCTAGTGGAAAAACAACGATTGTCAAGAGTGCCTTGAAAGAGTTAGACCGCAATTACAACGGTGAGTTTATTTCtatatatttgaattcCTCAGTTCAAACAGATGATAGTTCCGCTCTTCGAGAAATAGCAAGACAGTTGGATATCAACGTGAAGAAAGACGTTGGTGACGATGGTTCTGAACCGATGGGATTAACAAATGAGAAGATCGGGTATGcaagttttgaaaaaaagtCAATAAATGACACTTTTTCCAATATATTAAGTGTATTGACTAGCCATAAAGGGGAGCGGGATGAAAGGATGCCGTTGgtttttgtaattgatgaatttgaaaagttCACGGTTGACAACAGACAGACCTTGTTGTACAATTTGCTAGATATCTCGCAGAGTAGCGCCACTCCAATATGTGTTGTGGGTCTAACGACAAAAATTACCACGAAGGAAACGTTGGAGAAGAGAGTTAGTAGCAGATTTTCTCAAAGGGTGATTTCTTTGGTTCATGAAACTTCATTAGACAACTTCTGGGATAACTGCAAGGCATCACTTTTGTTGCAAGATTCCACTATTAATacattgaaaaatccaGAATATGGGCTTCTGTGGAATGAGCATATTGAGCAATTGTACTGTAAAAAGAACAGCCTTCTTAGAAACATGGTTGTTCGGAATTATCACTCCGTAAAAGATTATCGAAAGTTCAACAATGCTTGTAGAGTTCCAGTTTCAAAGCTATCTGCACATCATGCATACATTGAGGAGGACTACTTCAAATTACGCAGCGCCGGTAGCAACGGGGTGCAGGATTTGGTGACTTCATTATCAGATTTAGAATTGCTTTTGGTCATTGCTGGTGTAAGATGGATAgagaaatttgaaattcaaaCTATAAATTTTAACTTGGCCTACACAGAATATCAGGAGATGGTCAAAGACTTCAATACTGGTAACGCAATTGTCAGTTCGGCCTCTTTAGACAACAGAATTGCGGCAAGCATCAAAGTGGATAGAAGAGTTTTATCCCGAAAGGTGTCGCTAAATAGTTGGGGCACGTTGTACAAATTAGGGATATTATTGGACCCTAAAGGTGATACTGTTGAAGCTCAATCTAACACCTACAGCTAccatatcaacaaaaacttGATTATAGAGGAAAACCAAATGGTGTTGGTAGATATCACGCTCGATGAGTTGAACAACTTCATAGAAGACAAGCATGCGTTCAAAAGATTTGTTAGGTTGTAG
- a CDS encoding glucose and lipid-regulated protein, putative (Similar to S. cerevisiae HSP12) has product MSDAGRKNISTKINEAITPDSNKSTLEKGKEQVTSTIDKAVGSNVPDNQKSFTQTVADNVQKGADNAKADLKKQSEQAEGETKTLAETAQEYVEVAKTEIGKAAEYVSGVVTGATEGAKTGADSTKK; this is encoded by the coding sequence ATGTCTGACGCTGGAAGAAAAAACATTTCTACTAAAATCAATGAAGCTATAACCCCTGACTCTAACAAGTCTACTTTGGAAAAGGGCAAGGAACAAGTCACAAGTACCATTGACAAAGCTGTCGGCTCAAACGTGCCAGATAACCAAAAGTCTTTTACTCAAACAGTTGCAGACAATGTGCAAAAAGGTGCCGATAATGCCAAAgctgatttgaaaaagcaATCGGAACAGGCAGAAGGGGAAACCAAAACCCTTGCTGAGACAGCTCAAGAATATGTTGAAGTTGCCAAAACTGAAATTGGAAAAGCTGCTGAATACGTGAGTGGAGTTGTCACCGGTGCTACAGAAGGTGCTAAAACCGGCGCTGATagtacaaaaaaataa
- a CDS encoding putative pyridoxamine 5'-phosphate oxidase ylr456w (ec 1.4.3.5 (pnp/pmp oxidase ylr456w) (pnpox ylr456w): MSQKESLPESVLNLLNSSRFIHLATCLDNKPHVSLMNYTFVRQGDDNLVIVSTPRKTTKFENMLSNPNVSLLIHDWISVKNTAGQSVEESSASPKRNSLYELLANFNRNELSRVSVMLDGEAKILDKTVDGKDFDFYKSLHLNNSKIDHTQVKNYIENDDNALIIIRITNCKVTDTDNNVESY; this comes from the coding sequence ATGTCTCAGAAGGAAAGTTTACCTGAATCGGTTCTCAATTTGCTCAATTCTAGCAGATTTATACACTTGGCAACGTGTTTAGACAACAAGCCCCATGTTTCTTTGATGAATTACACGTTTGTCCGCCAGGGGGATGATAACCTCGTGATTGTTTCTACaccaagaaaaacaacaaagttTGAAAATATGTTGTCGAATCCCAATGTTTCCTTGTTAATACACGATTGGATTTCTGTGAAGAATACAGCTGGTCAGTCCGTGGAAGAATCATCGGCTTCACCAAAACGCAACTCGCTTTATGAATTGCTTGCGAATTTCAATAGGAATGAGCTCAGCAGAGTATCTGTCATGTTAGATGGTGAGGCCAAAATTCTTGACAAGACTGTAGATGGAAAGGATTTTGATTTCTACAAGTCTTTGCATTTGAATAATTCAAAGATTGATCACACTCAAGTCAAAAATTACATTGAGAACGATGATAACGCATTGATTATTATACGCATCACTAATTGTAAGGTCACAGATACCGATAATAATGTGGAGCTGTACTAA
- a CDS encoding pre-rRNA-processing protein, putative (Similar to S. cerevisiae ESF2;~In S. cerevisiae: essential nucleolar protein involved in pre-18S rRNA processing; component of the small subunit (SSU) processome), which produces MSTASARESDRESDFESEDESNFQDKVFNMKSKTSTFFRATRSEDEEFSEDEKDKDERNEFNTKTEPKEGKHNFEDIVYDEESGESNGEDEDGNTDLSLDSGSKVNKKLKKLTDKELAKEQKRIKRTGVCYLSRVPPYMKPAKLRSILSRFGEVDRLFLKPEDPAVYHKRVKYGGNKKKNFTEGWIEFVNKSDAKLCAATLNGNKLGGKKTSYYYDDIINIKYLSGFKWLDLTQQIAKENEVRQAKLAMEISQQQKLNKSFVSNVEKSKMIANIQKKRKTTDDDNIRRDFKQRKVTTTRSDAKDDLKSKSKPTDKLNDILSKVF; this is translated from the coding sequence ATGAGCACAGCATCAGCTAGAGAATCAGATAGAGAAAGTGATTTTGAATCTGAGGATGAAAGCAACTTTCAGGACAAGGTCTTCAACATGAAGTCGAAAACCAGTACTTTTTTTCGTGCAACTAGGTCCGAGGACGAAGAATTTCTGGAAGACGAAAAGGATAAGGACGAGAGAAATGAGTTCAATACAAAGACAGAACCCAAAGAAGGAAAACATAATTTTGAAGATATAGTATATGATGAAGAGAGTGGGGAAAGCAATGGTGAAGATGAAGACGGAAATACAGATCTCAGTCTAGATAGTGGAAGCAAAGTCAATAAAAAGTTGAAGAAGTTGACTGATAAAGAGTTAGCAAAAGAACAGAAGAGAATAAAACGTACTGGGGTTTGCTATTTATCCAGGGTTCCACCGTACATGAAACCAGCAAAGTTGCGTTCCATTTTATCTAGATTTGGCGAAGTTGACAGATTGTTTTTGAAGCCTGAAGATCCAGCAGTTTATCACAAAAGAGTAAAGTATGGTggaaacaagaagaagaattttaCGGAAGGTTGGATTGAATTTGTAAATAAATCAGATGCCAAACTTTGTGCTGCAACATTGAATGGAAACAAGCTTGGTGGTAAAAAGACATCATACTACTACGATGACATAATTAACATAAAATATTTGCTGGGTTTCAAATGGCTAGATTTAACTCAACAAATAGCCAAAGAAAATGAGGTCAGACAAGCAAAACTTGCAATGGAAATATCCCAACAACAGAAGCTCAATAAATCGTTTGTAAGTAACGTGGAAAAATCGAAAATGATAGCTAATATccagaagaaaagaaagactACAGATGATGACAATATTAGAAGGGATTTTAAACAACGAAAGGTTACAACGACCAGAAGTGACGCAAAGgatgatttgaaatcaaagtCCAAACCAactgataaattgaatgatatTTTGTCAAAAGTATTTTGA